A single Cnuibacter physcomitrellae DNA region contains:
- a CDS encoding ABC transporter permease, giving the protein MTNTQQVRPAGGMRSFGGQLKQLSFWAENAAPIGLVVLVIVFAILSPTFLTLGNIKAMLVAAAILVILAIGQSFVITTGGIDLSISATMTLGAVGFGLAYTAGLGFWLSAVVAILTGLLIGLINGLLIATGKVTDFIATLGTLSVATGLALIVSNGKPITVTSVELLTLTSGSVWIFGYPIILAAILGVLAWFFMFRTRFGLHVQAVGGNEDSARANGISSTRIRMAVYLISAGLAGVAAILLVARVGAAEPAINTQYLLNSIAAVVLGGVSLTGGKAKIVGPIIGALLLTALTNGLTLLGVSQFYQPLAVGLVVVLAALLTRFQKK; this is encoded by the coding sequence ATGACCAACACCCAGCAGGTCCGCCCCGCAGGCGGCATGCGATCGTTCGGAGGGCAGCTGAAGCAGCTGAGCTTCTGGGCCGAGAACGCCGCCCCCATCGGGCTCGTCGTCCTGGTGATCGTGTTCGCGATCCTCAGCCCGACCTTCCTCACCCTCGGGAACATCAAGGCGATGCTCGTCGCCGCGGCGATCCTCGTGATCCTCGCCATCGGGCAGTCGTTCGTCATCACCACCGGCGGGATCGACCTCTCGATCTCCGCGACGATGACGCTCGGCGCCGTCGGCTTCGGCCTGGCCTACACCGCGGGTCTCGGGTTCTGGCTCTCCGCGGTCGTCGCCATCCTGACCGGGTTGCTCATCGGCCTGATCAACGGACTCCTGATCGCCACGGGCAAGGTCACGGACTTCATCGCGACCCTGGGGACGCTCTCCGTGGCGACGGGTCTCGCCCTCATCGTCTCGAACGGCAAGCCGATCACCGTCACGAGCGTCGAGCTCCTCACGCTCACCTCGGGCTCCGTCTGGATCTTCGGCTACCCGATCATCCTCGCCGCGATCCTCGGCGTCCTCGCCTGGTTCTTCATGTTCCGTACCCGGTTCGGCCTCCACGTGCAGGCCGTGGGCGGCAACGAGGATAGCGCGAGGGCGAACGGCATCAGCTCCACGCGCATCCGGATGGCCGTGTACCTGATCAGCGCGGGCCTGGCAGGCGTGGCCGCGATCCTCCTCGTGGCCCGCGTCGGCGCCGCAGAGCCTGCGATCAACACGCAGTACCTCCTCAACTCGATCGCCGCGGTCGTCCTCGGCGGCGTGAGCCTGACCGGCGGCAAGGCGAAGATCGTCGGCCCGATCATCGGCGCCCTGCTCCTCACCGCCCTGACCAATGGACTGACGCTGCTCGGCGTCTCGCAGTTCTACCAGCCGCTCGCGGTCGGACTCGTCGTCGTCCTCGCCGCCCTGCTCACGAGGTTCCAGAAGAAATGA
- a CDS encoding sugar phosphate isomerase/epimerase family protein encodes MSMNPLGVHALVFAGGTTPAEIDLMVAETKKAGFDLLELSLHDSPNLDVDSARASLEAAGLGIVCSRGLAFDADVSSDDPAVVERGAKLLHDSLDITHRLGGRHFTGALYSALGKYGRPLSSAGRANVVTVLKDLSAEAAKLDMTLGLEICNRYETNVINTAAQALDLADDIGADNVVIHLDTYHMNIEEDDFVRPVHLVGDRLGYVHIGENHRGYLGSGHLDFTSFFHALADIGYSGPITFESFSSAVVSPTLSNDLAVWRNLWNDGPALAAHSNAYLKTMIEGTRAGA; translated from the coding sequence ATGTCCATGAACCCCCTCGGAGTGCATGCTCTCGTGTTCGCGGGCGGCACCACGCCGGCCGAGATCGACCTCATGGTCGCCGAGACCAAGAAGGCGGGCTTCGATCTGCTCGAGCTCTCACTGCACGACTCACCGAACCTCGACGTCGATTCGGCCCGCGCCTCGCTCGAGGCGGCCGGTCTCGGGATCGTCTGCTCGCGCGGTCTCGCCTTCGACGCCGACGTGTCGAGCGACGACCCCGCGGTGGTCGAGCGCGGAGCGAAGCTGCTTCACGACTCGCTCGACATCACCCACCGCCTGGGCGGCAGGCACTTCACCGGCGCGCTCTACAGCGCTCTCGGGAAGTACGGCCGCCCCCTCAGCTCGGCCGGGCGTGCCAACGTCGTCACCGTGCTGAAGGACCTCTCAGCGGAAGCGGCGAAGCTCGACATGACGCTCGGGCTCGAGATCTGCAACCGCTACGAGACCAACGTCATCAACACCGCTGCGCAGGCGTTGGACCTCGCCGACGACATCGGCGCCGACAACGTCGTGATCCACCTCGACACGTACCACATGAACATCGAGGAGGACGACTTCGTCCGGCCCGTGCACCTCGTGGGCGACCGGCTCGGCTACGTGCACATCGGCGAGAACCACCGCGGCTACCTCGGCTCGGGGCACCTCGACTTCACCTCGTTCTTCCACGCGCTCGCCGACATCGGGTACAGCGGCCCGATCACCTTCGAGTCGTTCTCGTCGGCCGTGGTCTCGCCCACCCTGTCGAACGACCTGGCCGTGTGGCGGAACCTCTGGAACGACGGCCCGGCGCTGGCCGCCCACTCGAACGCCTACCTGAAGACGATGATCGAGGGCACGCGTGCCGGAGCCTGA
- a CDS encoding sugar phosphate isomerase/epimerase family protein has product MSEPRIPFRLAAARRVRPLGAHAGIWMAGYSTEAFARAADGCAGAGFDLLELPSSPEALADASSIARGLDRRGLDRVVSLALDTASDVSSADEGVRAEGERRLTEAVRLAEEVGAPYVGGVTFSAMTKFTEADDGSGRQRSLEVLRRVASRAVEADVRIGVEYVNRYESNLLNTAADTRRFLEELDLPTALLHIDTYHANVEETSQAQAVADAGDRLAYIHAAENHRGELGTGSIDWAGFARALVLAGYRGPLTFESFTPAVTGARTAAEIGLWRSLWSDPDAVAASAARFLRLQLDLAEAAVGAASDPARVTTASDLAA; this is encoded by the coding sequence ATGAGCGAGCCGCGGATCCCGTTCCGGCTCGCTGCCGCACGGCGCGTCCGCCCGCTCGGCGCCCACGCCGGCATCTGGATGGCGGGCTACTCCACCGAGGCGTTCGCGAGGGCGGCCGACGGGTGCGCCGGGGCCGGCTTCGACCTGCTCGAGCTGCCGTCCTCACCCGAGGCCCTCGCCGACGCGTCCAGCATCGCGCGTGGACTGGACCGGAGAGGCCTCGATCGGGTCGTCTCACTCGCCCTCGACACCGCGAGCGACGTCTCGAGTGCCGATGAGGGCGTCCGTGCCGAGGGCGAGCGCCGCCTGACCGAGGCCGTGCGACTCGCCGAGGAGGTGGGCGCTCCCTACGTCGGCGGCGTGACGTTCAGCGCGATGACGAAGTTCACCGAGGCTGACGACGGATCGGGGCGTCAGCGCTCGCTCGAGGTGCTGCGCCGCGTCGCCTCCCGTGCGGTAGAGGCCGACGTGCGGATCGGCGTCGAGTACGTCAATCGCTATGAGAGCAACCTGCTGAACACCGCGGCCGACACCCGTCGCTTCCTCGAGGAGCTCGACCTCCCGACGGCACTCCTGCACATCGACACCTACCACGCGAACGTCGAGGAGACGTCGCAGGCCCAGGCGGTGGCGGATGCGGGCGACAGGCTCGCCTACATCCACGCCGCCGAGAACCATCGGGGCGAGCTCGGGACGGGCAGCATCGACTGGGCGGGGTTCGCCCGGGCGCTGGTGCTCGCCGGGTACCGGGGACCGCTGACGTTCGAGTCGTTCACCCCCGCCGTGACCGGAGCGCGCACCGCCGCCGAGATCGGGCTGTGGCGGAGCCTCTGGAGCGATCCGGATGCCGTGGCCGCTTCGGCCGCGCGGTTCCTCCGCCTGCAGCTCGACCTGGCGGAGGCGGCGGTCGGCGCCGCGTCCGACCCCGCCCGCGTGACCACCGCATCCGACCTCGCGGCCTGA
- a CDS encoding substrate-binding domain-containing protein, with product MFSNDASLKRVTRIALPLGALALLLAGCAGSGSGSDGSGSSNVAAVIKGLDNPFFQAMQSGIQDTADADGVSVTIQAAADIGDTTGQADKLTALAGQDFGCFVVNPISGSNLVQALAPIAAAGKPIVNIDQPIDADAAAAANITPATYIGTDNEAAGGKAGDFVVSKVPAGAKVAIIGGIAGDVTSAARVDGFKAAAGDKLDVIQESAADWKREVALTQATDIIAANPDISAFFAANDDMGLGIVKAVENAGLTGKITVVSVDGNKDALESVKAGGLTATVAQYPYAIGELGLQACQVAVAGGDLPKDIESPTALVTSAEADQAISAFPQPFAPFENPLEGLLSK from the coding sequence ATGTTCAGCAACGACGCATCATTGAAGCGCGTGACGCGCATCGCCCTCCCGCTGGGCGCACTCGCACTCCTGCTCGCCGGCTGCGCCGGTTCCGGCTCCGGGTCGGACGGCTCGGGCTCGTCCAACGTCGCGGCCGTCATCAAGGGCCTCGACAACCCCTTCTTCCAGGCGATGCAGTCCGGCATCCAGGACACCGCAGACGCCGACGGCGTCTCGGTCACCATCCAGGCCGCCGCCGACATCGGCGACACCACCGGTCAGGCCGACAAGCTCACCGCCCTCGCAGGGCAGGACTTCGGCTGCTTCGTGGTGAACCCCATCTCGGGCTCCAACCTCGTCCAGGCGCTCGCCCCCATCGCCGCAGCGGGCAAGCCGATCGTCAACATCGACCAGCCCATCGACGCGGATGCGGCTGCCGCCGCCAACATCACCCCCGCGACCTACATCGGCACCGACAACGAGGCGGCGGGCGGCAAGGCCGGCGACTTCGTGGTCAGCAAGGTCCCGGCCGGCGCCAAGGTCGCCATCATCGGCGGCATCGCGGGCGACGTCACGAGCGCGGCTCGCGTCGACGGGTTCAAGGCCGCTGCGGGCGACAAGCTCGACGTCATCCAGGAGTCGGCGGCCGACTGGAAGCGCGAGGTCGCCCTCACCCAGGCCACCGACATCATCGCCGCGAACCCCGACATCTCCGCCTTCTTCGCCGCGAACGACGACATGGGGCTCGGCATCGTCAAGGCCGTCGAGAACGCAGGCCTCACCGGCAAGATCACGGTCGTGAGCGTCGACGGCAACAAGGACGCGCTCGAGTCGGTCAAGGCGGGCGGGCTCACCGCGACCGTCGCCCAGTACCCCTACGCGATCGGCGAGCTGGGCCTCCAGGCCTGCCAGGTGGCGGTCGCCGGCGGCGACCTCCCGAAGGACATCGAGTCGCCCACCGCTCTCGTGACCTCCGCCGAGGCCGATCAGGCGATCAGCGCCTTCCCCCAGCCCTTCGCCCCCTTCGAGAACCCGCTCGAGGGTCTCCTCTCCAAGTAG
- a CDS encoding S8 family serine peptidase has product MGHAYADARTSSGRTDDRRGATLRRKAIGLTSGLVVAASLFAFPAVAQADPADPTGIADGGVSSGLARLAASGATPGTPEASRAAGLPAEGPGSLAVDGSGRVIVELRFESFEAQRAAIPAIQGLVEVRSVGVSAPAVSVYATPDLFDDAAALPGVVSLEPGLLSKHASSTALPTQLGAALGFSGDPDLTGASCRSTPVNTAAPLGVDTVQAEYGLDGTGLTVGVISDSYDLGGDKVATDAAEDVLAGALPGPGNPCGYTTPVGPILEDNATMFTDEGRAMAQVVHGIAPGARLMFATEGATQTEFADNIQTLVDNGADVIVDDVVQYTEPWFQQGVVAQKIADIRAEGVLYVAAAQNEGSIGYLGAGTDDIAPTGSWESAEYRPGDCFAGIGAMMDTALGTTGTEVDCMDFGPAGAPAKGLPVTLETAATFALMTQWAEPVDGRSTVIVPFLLDAAGAPLPLSTDSGTFDDRTPASYVAYTATTDPTVQTVLGDYTLVLARAKNVGEPGTPRVKVIFTVDTGGVQRLPYARGEWRDDVVIGPAVFAHPADPAVLTSGAAPAFNPERMENYSGTGPATYYFGPVDALTSRPAERLLEPRVLVKPDLIGVDYVRTTFFESYYSGSTVIPDGYYFPGTSAAAPGVAAVAALAMQYSPQSTAEQVREALVSTAVPMPEQPFDYGVSDANVWGSGRVFAPAAIAALPPAPAPAPVPAAAASTRLADTGLSAGGAPGGVAFLALLLLAGGALVSFRSARRAAAARGTRG; this is encoded by the coding sequence ATGGGTCACGCCTACGCGGATGCCAGGACGAGCAGCGGGCGAACGGATGACCGGAGAGGCGCGACGCTGCGCCGGAAGGCGATCGGGCTGACGAGCGGCCTCGTGGTCGCGGCATCCCTGTTCGCGTTCCCCGCCGTCGCCCAAGCCGACCCGGCCGATCCGACCGGCATCGCCGATGGTGGAGTCTCGTCGGGCCTCGCACGCCTCGCGGCGTCGGGTGCGACCCCGGGCACACCCGAGGCCTCCCGTGCCGCCGGCCTGCCCGCCGAGGGTCCGGGCTCGCTCGCGGTCGACGGCAGCGGACGCGTGATCGTGGAGCTGCGGTTCGAGTCGTTCGAGGCACAGCGCGCGGCGATCCCCGCCATTCAGGGTCTCGTCGAGGTGCGCTCGGTGGGCGTCAGCGCCCCCGCCGTCTCGGTCTACGCCACACCCGATCTGTTCGACGACGCGGCCGCCCTGCCCGGGGTCGTCTCGCTCGAACCGGGTCTGCTCTCCAAGCACGCGTCGAGCACCGCCCTGCCCACGCAGCTCGGCGCTGCCCTGGGGTTCTCGGGCGACCCCGACCTCACGGGCGCGAGCTGCCGATCGACCCCCGTCAACACGGCGGCACCCCTCGGCGTCGACACGGTGCAGGCGGAGTACGGCCTCGACGGCACGGGTCTCACGGTCGGCGTGATCTCCGACTCCTACGACCTCGGCGGCGACAAGGTGGCGACGGACGCCGCGGAGGACGTGCTGGCTGGCGCCCTCCCCGGGCCGGGCAACCCCTGCGGCTACACGACGCCGGTCGGTCCGATCCTCGAGGACAACGCGACCATGTTCACCGACGAGGGACGCGCGATGGCCCAGGTCGTGCACGGCATCGCCCCCGGGGCGCGACTCATGTTCGCCACCGAGGGGGCCACACAGACCGAGTTCGCCGACAACATCCAGACGCTCGTCGACAATGGCGCGGACGTCATCGTCGACGACGTGGTGCAGTACACCGAGCCGTGGTTCCAGCAGGGGGTCGTCGCGCAGAAGATCGCCGACATCCGTGCCGAAGGCGTGCTCTACGTCGCCGCCGCCCAGAACGAGGGCAGCATCGGCTACCTCGGGGCCGGCACGGACGACATCGCGCCCACAGGGTCGTGGGAGTCGGCCGAGTACCGTCCCGGCGACTGCTTCGCCGGGATCGGCGCGATGATGGACACGGCCCTGGGCACCACGGGCACCGAGGTCGACTGCATGGACTTCGGGCCTGCGGGCGCACCGGCGAAGGGCCTCCCGGTGACGCTCGAGACCGCCGCCACGTTCGCACTGATGACGCAGTGGGCCGAGCCCGTCGACGGTCGATCGACCGTGATCGTGCCGTTCCTGCTCGATGCCGCCGGCGCACCCCTGCCGCTGTCCACGGATAGCGGGACCTTCGACGACAGGACACCGGCGTCGTACGTCGCGTACACCGCCACGACCGACCCCACGGTCCAGACCGTCCTCGGCGACTACACGCTCGTGCTGGCGCGCGCGAAGAACGTGGGCGAACCCGGCACCCCGCGCGTCAAGGTCATCTTCACGGTCGACACCGGCGGCGTGCAGCGCCTGCCCTACGCTCGCGGCGAGTGGCGCGACGACGTCGTCATCGGCCCGGCGGTGTTCGCGCACCCGGCGGACCCCGCCGTGCTCACGAGCGGAGCGGCACCGGCATTCAACCCCGAGCGCATGGAGAACTACTCGGGCACCGGTCCGGCAACGTACTACTTCGGCCCGGTCGACGCGCTGACGAGCCGACCGGCGGAGCGTCTGCTCGAGCCGCGCGTGCTCGTCAAGCCCGATCTCATCGGGGTCGACTACGTGCGCACGACGTTCTTCGAGAGCTACTACTCCGGCAGCACGGTCATCCCCGACGGCTACTACTTCCCCGGCACGTCGGCCGCCGCTCCCGGCGTCGCCGCCGTGGCCGCACTCGCGATGCAGTACTCCCCGCAGTCGACAGCCGAGCAGGTTCGCGAGGCGCTCGTCTCGACGGCGGTCCCGATGCCGGAGCAGCCGTTCGACTACGGCGTCTCCGACGCCAACGTCTGGGGTTCGGGACGTGTGTTTGCGCCCGCGGCGATCGCGGCGCTGCCTCCAGCACCTGCGCCGGCTCCGGTGCCCGCCGCTGCAGCCAGCACGCGCCTCGCCGACACGGGGCTGAGCGCCGGAGGGGCTCCCGGCGGTGTCGCGTTCCTCGCCCTGCTGCTGCTCGCCGGTGGCGCGCTGGTGTCGTTCCGCTCTGCCCGTCGCGCCGCCGCAGCCAGAGGCACGCGCGGCTGA
- a CDS encoding ROK family transcriptional regulator, with translation MRTHIGEVLALFREHRELSRTDVIDLSGLSRSTVNQRLAALEASGLIEQIGGGESTGGRPSSRFVFNADRARLLTADVGATGLVAAVCDLSGTPVRWVSRRVDVWEGPDAVLSVVDDAFDELLQGEDVWGVGIGVPGPVDFAAGEVVNPPIMTGWDRFDIRGWFARFGVPVMVENDANARAVAEAHQRHVDDLISLKVGTGIGSGLVFNGQIIRGGEGAAGDIGHTAAVASGDGEPLACRCGNAGCVEAYAGGWAILRDLAAAGVEAEHVSDVVALVRRGEGTAVRLVRQAGRVLGDAVADLVSILNPRTIVLSGQLAECEEVLLSGVRERVYQRSQPLATRHLSITVSELGEVAGVAGLALTTSERLLGTDDIDTLIDRLGVSDGLATG, from the coding sequence GTGCGAACACATATCGGCGAGGTCCTCGCCCTGTTCCGCGAGCATCGTGAGCTCTCGCGCACCGACGTGATCGATCTCTCCGGGCTGTCCCGATCCACCGTCAACCAGCGCCTCGCCGCTCTCGAGGCCTCGGGACTCATCGAGCAGATCGGCGGCGGCGAGTCGACGGGCGGTCGACCGTCCAGTCGCTTCGTCTTCAACGCGGATCGCGCGCGGCTCCTCACCGCCGACGTCGGCGCGACCGGACTGGTCGCCGCGGTCTGCGACCTGAGCGGCACGCCCGTGCGCTGGGTGTCCCGCCGCGTCGACGTCTGGGAGGGGCCGGATGCGGTGCTGTCGGTCGTCGACGACGCCTTCGACGAGCTGCTCCAGGGCGAGGACGTGTGGGGAGTCGGGATCGGCGTGCCCGGTCCCGTCGACTTCGCCGCAGGCGAGGTCGTGAACCCGCCCATCATGACCGGGTGGGACAGGTTCGACATCCGAGGCTGGTTCGCCCGGTTCGGCGTGCCGGTCATGGTGGAGAACGACGCCAACGCGCGGGCCGTCGCCGAGGCGCACCAGCGTCATGTCGACGATCTCATCAGCCTCAAGGTGGGTACGGGCATCGGGTCGGGACTGGTGTTCAACGGCCAGATCATCCGAGGCGGCGAGGGAGCGGCGGGCGACATAGGACACACCGCGGCGGTGGCCTCCGGCGACGGCGAGCCGCTGGCCTGCCGGTGCGGCAACGCCGGATGCGTCGAGGCCTACGCGGGTGGCTGGGCCATCCTGCGGGACCTCGCCGCGGCCGGGGTGGAGGCCGAGCACGTCTCGGACGTCGTGGCCCTGGTCCGTCGCGGGGAGGGCACGGCCGTGAGGCTGGTGCGCCAGGCCGGCCGTGTGCTCGGCGACGCCGTGGCCGACCTCGTGAGCATCCTCAACCCCCGCACGATCGTGCTCAGCGGCCAGCTCGCCGAGTGCGAGGAGGTCCTTCTCTCGGGCGTCCGCGAGCGTGTCTACCAGCGGTCGCAGCCGCTCGCGACACGCCACCTCTCGATCACGGTCTCGGAGCTCGGCGAGGTCGCCGGCGTCGCCGGGCTGGCGCTGACGACGAGCGAGCGCCTGCTCGGCACCGACGACATCGACACCCTCATCGACCGCCTCGGCGTCTCCGACGGGCTCGCCACGGGCTGA
- a CDS encoding ATP-binding cassette domain-containing protein, with product MIDKYNSRPDIAPFTGSTPATDFILTATDITKSFGGVHALRGASMTMRRGEITALIGDNGAGKSTMVRCLSGIHRPDSGEIVLDGEVVHFESPNAARQQGIETVHQNLALVEDLAVWQNFFLGREKTHGLGPFRTLDRKLMRKTAEEMLQGLAVNVPPVTSKVRRLSGGQRQAVAIARAAGWGSKIVIMDEPTAALGVQETARVENVITTLRDAGVAVLLISHNFDQVMRLSDHVWVMRAGLAVAERRTEETDGDELVALITGAKAA from the coding sequence ATGATCGACAAGTACAACTCCCGCCCCGACATCGCTCCCTTCACCGGTTCGACCCCGGCGACCGACTTCATCCTCACCGCGACAGACATCACGAAGTCCTTCGGGGGCGTGCACGCGCTCCGCGGGGCGTCGATGACGATGCGTCGGGGCGAGATCACCGCGCTCATCGGCGACAACGGCGCCGGCAAGTCGACCATGGTGCGCTGCCTCTCCGGCATCCACCGCCCCGACTCGGGCGAGATCGTGCTCGACGGCGAGGTCGTCCACTTCGAGTCGCCGAACGCGGCGAGGCAGCAGGGCATCGAGACCGTGCACCAGAACCTCGCGCTCGTCGAGGACCTCGCGGTGTGGCAGAACTTCTTCCTCGGCCGTGAGAAGACCCACGGTCTCGGCCCCTTCCGCACCCTCGATCGCAAGCTGATGCGGAAGACCGCCGAGGAGATGCTCCAGGGCCTCGCGGTCAACGTGCCGCCCGTCACGAGCAAGGTGCGGCGTCTCTCCGGCGGTCAGCGCCAGGCCGTCGCCATCGCCCGCGCGGCGGGGTGGGGCTCGAAGATCGTCATCATGGACGAGCCCACCGCGGCGCTCGGCGTGCAGGAGACCGCGCGCGTCGAGAACGTCATCACCACCTTGCGGGATGCCGGGGTCGCCGTCCTCCTCATCAGCCACAACTTCGACCAGGTCATGCGCCTCTCCGATCACGTCTGGGTGATGCGGGCCGGGCTCGCCGTCGCCGAGCGGCGCACGGAGGAGACCGACGGCGACGAGCTCGTCGCGCTCATCACGGGCGCGAAGGCGGCCTGA
- a CDS encoding nucleoside/nucleotide kinase family protein — MPEPEAPSAALTLDSLAERALALVPAGGGRAVLGIAGSPGAGKSTLAAALARHVNDLQGAAAFAAPLPMDGYHLAESTLRGLGRLDRKGAIDTFDGWGFVSLLSRLREETGHTVYAPSFDRRVEEPIAGEHAVEPETRLVIVEGNYLLADVEPWSRVKGLLDEAWFCETPVSERERRLVARHELGGRSHEAAVDWAHNVDGRNALLIEATAARADLVISGQLPALS, encoded by the coding sequence GTGCCGGAGCCTGAGGCGCCGTCCGCAGCGCTCACCCTCGACTCGCTGGCCGAGCGCGCCTTGGCGCTCGTGCCGGCGGGCGGCGGCCGTGCCGTGTTGGGGATCGCGGGAAGCCCTGGAGCGGGCAAGTCGACGCTCGCCGCGGCGCTGGCGCGGCACGTCAACGACCTGCAGGGTGCAGCCGCGTTCGCCGCGCCGCTCCCGATGGACGGATACCATCTCGCGGAGTCGACCCTCCGCGGGCTGGGCCGGCTCGACCGGAAGGGCGCCATCGACACGTTCGACGGCTGGGGGTTCGTGTCGCTGCTCTCGCGGCTCCGGGAGGAGACGGGTCACACCGTCTACGCGCCGAGCTTCGATCGCCGGGTGGAGGAGCCCATCGCCGGCGAGCATGCAGTCGAGCCGGAGACCAGGCTCGTCATCGTCGAGGGCAACTACCTCCTCGCCGACGTCGAGCCGTGGTCGCGGGTGAAGGGACTCCTCGACGAAGCGTGGTTCTGCGAGACTCCCGTCTCGGAGCGTGAGCGCCGCCTCGTCGCCCGCCATGAGCTCGGCGGCCGCAGTCACGAGGCGGCGGTCGACTGGGCGCACAACGTCGACGGTCGCAACGCCCTCCTCATCGAGGCCACCGCCGCCCGCGCCGACCTGGTCATCTCAGGCCAGCTGCCCGCCCTCTCCTGA